One window of Globicephala melas chromosome 5, mGloMel1.2, whole genome shotgun sequence genomic DNA carries:
- the PDHA2 gene encoding LOW QUALITY PROTEIN: pyruvate dehydrogenase E1 component subunit alpha, testis-specific form, mitochondrial (The sequence of the model RefSeq protein was modified relative to this genomic sequence to represent the inferred CDS: inserted 1 base in 1 codon; substituted 2 bases at 2 genomic stop codons), which yields MRKMLAAAVSSVLSVVTQKPANRVLVASCNYSNDATFEIKKCDLYRLEEGAPVTAVLTREDGLKYYRMMQNICRMELKADQLXKQKFIRGFCHLCDGQEACCVGLEAGLNPTDHVIASCQAHXFMCTHGLSVPSILAELTGRRGGCVEGEGGSMHMYANNFYGGNGTVGAQGLLGAAYNMTAVWNLPCIFICENNRYGMGISVERAAANTDYXKRGSFIPGLKVDGMEVLCVREATEVAADYCRSGKGPILMELLTYHYHGHSMSHPGISYRTREEVQNLRSKSHPIMLLKDKMVNNKLASIEELKEIDVEVRKEIDAAAQFAITDPEPPLEKLSHHIYSTNPPFEIRDANQWIRFKSVS from the exons ATGAGGAAGATGCTGGCTGCTGCTGTCTCTAGCGTGCTGTCTGTTGTCACCCAGAAGCCCGCTAACAGGGTGCTTGTGGCATCCTGTAACTATTCAAATGATGCTACATTTGAGATTAAGAAATGTGATCTTTATCGGCTGGAAGAGGGTGCCCCTGTCACCGCAGTGCTCACCCGGGAGGATGGACTCAAATACTACAGGATGATGCAGAACATTTGTCGAATGGAATTGAAGGCGGATCAGttgtaaaaacagaaatttattcgtGGTTTCTGTCACTTGTGTGATGGTCAGGAAGCTTGTTGTGTGGGTCTTGAGGCTGGGCTAAATCCCACGGATCATGTTATTGCATCCTGTCAGGCTC GGTTCATGTGTACTCATGGACTTTCTGTCCCATCAATTCTAGCAGAGCTGACAGGTCGAAGAGGTGGCTGTGTTGAAGGAGAAGGAGGGTCAATGCATATGTATGCCAATAACTTCTATGGAGGCAATGGCACTGTTGGCGCTCAGGGACTGCTGGGAGCTG CTTATAATATGACAGCTGTGTGGAATTTACCTTGTATTTTCATCTGTGAGAATAACCGCTATGGAATGGGAATATCTGTTGAGAGAGCTGCAGCCAACACTGATTACTAAAAGAGAGGCAGTTTCATCCCTGGCCTAAAGGTAGATGGAATGGAGGTTCTGTGTGTTCGGGAGGCAACTGAGGTTGCAGCTGACTATTGTAGATCTGGAAAGGGGCCCATACTGATGGAGCTGCTGACATACCATTATCATGGACACAGTATGAGTCACCCTGGAATCAGTTATCGTACACGAGAAGAAGTTCAGAATTTAAGAAGTAAGAGCCATCCTATCATGCTTCTCAAAGATAAAATGGTAAACAACAAACTTGCCAGTATTGAAGAATTGAAGGAAATTGATGTTGAAGTGAGGAAAGAAATTGATGCTGCTGCTCAGTTTGCTATAACCGATCCTGAACCACCTTTGGAAAAATTAAGCCATCACATCTACAGCACTAATCCACCTTTTGAAATTCGTGATGCAAATCAGTGGATCAGGTTTAAGTCAGTCAGTTAA